A portion of the Acetonema longum DSM 6540 genome contains these proteins:
- a CDS encoding TonB-dependent siderophore receptor, which translates to MKKTLSPAKKRLLYALIGSSLFWQYPVYAAEEAGQPPSEEAAREAAAADDAAQGEYVLEDVEVTAAKDTGYVAKRSSISTKTDTPLNETAQSISVVTQKQMEARAVQNLDEAIAYTPGITSTTYGKDARGYSYALIRGLSSGNYSTFTDGLRNPVGSFATVSTDTYAFDRIEILRGPASILYGANAPGGLFNQVTKQPTEQELHEIQIQVGNNATKSIALDIGGTARADGQLLFRLTARTQEQDLEQDYSSGKSVFIAPALTWKPDDDTKLTILATYQKNDVKGSSTGTRQIFSSDHPLYGYPSTIFIGEPDYDRFEREQKQIGYIFEHQFNNVWSVTQTARHSDIDIQYQYLDIGDSGLSSDGRTLDRKAYAMPETLSADTIDTHFQAKWSNGAWSHTTLLGFDYQRRNFDSRWLTGPGPSLDLVSLNYGQAVPTPDVPFYSQLSHMRQRGLYLQDQAKLGNRWVFLAGGRRDWYEDDRDSESIKQTANTGRAGIVYHATDELSPYISYTESFEPQSGADRYGKAFVPTTGTQHELGVQYEPTGGNARFTAAVFDLRQQNVLTADPLNETFPSQPEYNVQTGEVTSKGLELEANLTPVKGLNIIAAYTLLDNKTTKSTVATDIGKHTAGVARHVAAFWTDYTIQEGKAKGLGFGGGVRYIGSRYNSANTAKHPGVVVTDAMVHYDLDEWRLALNVRNLFDKFYDVGNGYAGEGRTVLLTATHRW; encoded by the coding sequence AAAAAAACATTAAGCCCGGCCAAAAAAAGACTGCTGTATGCCCTGATCGGCAGCAGTCTTTTTTGGCAATATCCCGTTTACGCCGCCGAAGAAGCGGGGCAGCCCCCGTCCGAAGAAGCCGCCCGGGAAGCAGCCGCAGCCGATGATGCGGCGCAGGGGGAATATGTTCTGGAAGATGTGGAGGTCACAGCCGCAAAAGACACCGGCTATGTTGCCAAACGCAGCTCTATTTCTACCAAGACCGATACGCCGCTCAACGAAACGGCTCAGTCCATCAGCGTAGTTACCCAGAAACAGATGGAAGCCCGCGCCGTACAAAATTTGGATGAAGCCATCGCCTATACGCCGGGCATCACTTCCACCACATACGGCAAAGACGCTCGCGGCTACAGCTATGCACTCATCCGGGGGCTTAGCAGCGGCAACTATTCGACCTTTACCGACGGCCTGCGAAATCCGGTCGGGTCGTTTGCCACCGTCAGTACCGACACCTATGCTTTTGACCGGATTGAAATCCTGCGGGGGCCGGCTTCTATTCTTTATGGCGCCAACGCTCCCGGCGGTCTGTTTAATCAGGTTACCAAGCAGCCAACGGAGCAGGAACTGCATGAAATTCAAATTCAGGTCGGCAATAATGCTACTAAAAGTATCGCCCTGGACATCGGCGGGACGGCACGTGCGGACGGCCAACTGCTGTTTCGTCTGACAGCCCGGACCCAGGAACAGGATCTTGAGCAGGACTATAGCAGCGGCAAAAGTGTTTTTATTGCTCCAGCGCTAACGTGGAAGCCGGATGATGACACGAAATTGACCATCTTAGCCACTTACCAGAAAAATGATGTTAAAGGCTCCTCTACAGGCACTCGGCAAATTTTTTCATCCGATCATCCACTGTACGGATATCCCAGTACAATATTTATCGGTGAACCGGATTATGACCGTTTCGAACGGGAGCAGAAACAGATCGGCTATATTTTTGAGCATCAGTTCAACAATGTATGGTCAGTAACGCAGACTGCCCGCCACTCCGATATTGACATACAGTATCAATATCTGGACATAGGAGACAGCGGACTTAGCAGCGATGGCCGTACCTTAGACCGCAAGGCATATGCAATGCCGGAAACCTTGAGCGCCGATACCATTGATACCCATTTTCAGGCCAAATGGTCAAACGGGGCATGGTCGCATACAACTTTACTGGGTTTTGATTACCAGCGGCGCAACTTTGATTCCCGCTGGCTAACCGGCCCTGGCCCCAGCCTTGATTTAGTGAGCTTGAATTATGGCCAGGCGGTACCCACGCCGGATGTTCCCTTTTATTCTCAATTGTCCCATATGCGGCAGCGCGGTTTATATCTACAGGATCAGGCGAAATTGGGAAACCGTTGGGTATTTTTGGCGGGCGGCCGCCGGGACTGGTATGAAGATGACAGGGACAGTGAGAGCATCAAGCAGACGGCCAATACCGGCCGGGCCGGCATCGTCTATCATGCCACCGACGAGCTGTCTCCTTATATCAGTTATACGGAATCCTTCGAGCCGCAATCCGGCGCTGACCGGTACGGCAAGGCTTTTGTGCCGACCACCGGAACCCAGCACGAGCTTGGCGTTCAGTACGAACCAACCGGGGGCAATGCCCGGTTTACCGCCGCCGTATTTGACCTGCGCCAGCAAAATGTCCTGACCGCCGATCCGCTGAACGAAACCTTTCCCAGCCAGCCTGAGTACAATGTACAAACCGGAGAGGTAACATCAAAAGGGCTGGAACTGGAAGCCAATCTGACACCGGTTAAGGGTCTTAATATTATTGCCGCCTATACCTTGCTGGATAATAAAACAACGAAGAGTACGGTGGCAACAGACATTGGCAAACACACCGCAGGAGTTGCCAGGCATGTCGCCGCGTTCTGGACCGATTACACGATACAGGAAGGCAAGGCGAAAGGGCTAGGTTTTGGCGGCGGGGTGCGCTATATTGGTTCCCGTTATAATAGCGCCAACACCGCCAAGCATCCGGGAGTGGTAGTGACCGATGCTATGGTCCACTATGACCTGGACGAATGGCGGCTGGCACTGAACGTCCGCAATCTGTTTGATAAGTTTTATGATGTCGGCAACGGCTATGCCGGCGAAGGCCGGACTGTGCTGCTGACAGCCACGCACCGCTGGTGA